The Ptiloglossa arizonensis isolate GNS036 chromosome 2, iyPtiAriz1_principal, whole genome shotgun sequence sequence TTCCATGATTTGGACCTTTTTACCAATGCAGAAACATTCAAGATTTGCGTATAAATAGCAACCTTCTTAGCTGTTTGTATTTTAAACGAGGAGTTCTGCAATATTCTGCGAATATTCAGAGAAATAGAATTAATAGTAGAAAAGCAGGCAGAAATTTGTACTGCTGAAAGAAGAAGATATATTATATAGCCTGGAATGACGAATTGGTCGTAGATATTCATTTTTCACTTTGGTACGACAGAGAGCAGTAAACAAAACAGAGATTTTATTTTGATGTCAAATTTTATACGCATTTTTCTCTAAACCTAATTTTTCAAACAGTCGACACGATGTCTCAAAATTTATTTGATCGATTGAgtttaaaaaacacatatctatGGCCTGGTATTCAAGTTTGAATaccagaattattaaaaaatattaatgtttacaattttttttttttttttttttttgatatttgCTGAACGCAAAAAAGTAGAAAACGTGATATTTCAAGTAAAGATTTGGACTTCAAAGTGACAGGGATCACAACTGTatccaaaataattaaaatgctTTTTGGTTCGTTCGTTTTAGACGAGTAGAACGAACAAGATGTTGGTGATCTCTGCACCAGTTGATATTTTTCGACAAAAAAATATCCTGTATTTTTAAAACCTTAATAAATATGTGTCCGAACACTCAAAATCGTACAGTTTACCGATTGGTagataaaaattctcaaaaacgagtaaaaacaaaaaaaatcgaCGACTAGACCAGAATGCCCCCGTTAATTGCGATAAATGCCAATAAGCCGATGCAGATCGacgtatatatttatacgaCTATATTATAGGTACATAGAATATATTTGAATTGCAACGttaattttctcattttctGTGAGAATCGTACGGgagacgatttaaaaaaaaaaaaaaatagaaaaagcatATAAAAACGGAGAGTAAGAATGTACAGTATCGGTAGGAAATACGATCGCTCTGTCGTGCATTGGATTTGTGATTCGTAGCGATTCAGGCTgcgtaaaatagaaaatcgataTACGTAAACCGAATAAAGTGTGCGTCGATTCTCGAACCGTTCGAAAATCTACCTGTTCAAAATCGTGGCAGTCGATCATCGATGACCATATTTTGTATTCTATTCCctattttttcatcgatcgtcgaaacctttttttctttttcttttcttggaaTGTATCGAGCTGTGCGTATTAATGTAATCTGTACACGGATGTGGTGTGGTATATGTACGAAAGACTCGAAATTGATGTAGATATGGGAATTCCGATTTTCAAGCTAACCTTGGAAGTGCGCGCGCAACGTGAATTCAAAAGGGAACCGGAAATGAgcgtttcgaaaaatgaaacgcgtaCGAATTGGATGATGcgcgttttttatttatttattttttttttcctttttctttaatCCCAGTTTAAACGCGTCTTGGACTAGAGGAATCTTTTCGGAAATCTTTACTCGTTTCCGGCTGTATcgaattcgatcgatatttacaTAAAAACGCGGTGTCTTTAATGGTGGGTGGGATCGACGTTAACTTACCCATAGTTTTAACTAGGTATAATACTTGACCGAATAAAGAGCACGGCAATCGTTAGCGATAAACGATAAGTTGTACGATTCCACCGAAGATAAATACGCATTGAAACGTAGTAGGTGATCCGAAATCTGTTGTGCGTCGAATTGGCAGAATTAGAATCGATTTTATCCAAAAGTCGATGTTGCTTACCACTGGTTCAGTAAACAACGATAGGATACGGTTCGCTTAGAACGCTAGGTTATATTATAACGTACTTACGCACAAACGTGTCTGATATACACGGGGTATAACTTCACTCCATTCTCGCGAATACGTAGTAAAAAAACCTGTGTACGGCTGTCGATGTGATCATTTCGGCTGATCTACGCGATAGTAGAATTCTCCTTTTCTCTCCGTTGCGTTCGAAACTGGTCCACGTCGCATCTTTATCTTCTACTCAGTTCCGCTCTGACCgctgaaaatcgagaaacgaaagatcagtaagtatatttcaaaaaaaaaaagaaaagaaaaaaattccattcgGTTTATCTCGTACTCGTACCGTCTACGATCTCCTGTTTCATCTTTTGAAATTCTTTGCGAACTTCCTTGATGATCTCCGCCTTAAACACGTCCATTTCTTGAGCGGTGAGCACGACTCCGTCGTTGACGCCGTTTACTTTGAGGAGTGTATCCTCGGAAGCAGAACCAAACCTCTTGCGTACAGATTTCGGCGACTCGGcaccgtttgaaaatttattgttCGACGAATTGTTTTTGTCCCACGACTTCTTGTCGGGCGAACTCTCGGGTTCCTGTGGAAATAAAACCGGAGAACTCTTAATACACGCACCAATAGCCATTTCCTTACTACTGAGTCAACACGATTGCATCGTACGAAGGATTGCAGAGCACAACCCTACGCCctttacaattatcgttcgaacggtAGCATCAACGATAACGGTATAATCGTTGCTCGTGTGATAactataacaaaaaaaaaaacaaaaaaacatacCTGTGGCTGTTCCGGTTGTTTCTTTTCGACAGCGGCCCGTCTACGCGCCAAAGTTTTCGCCATCTCGTCCATCATGGAAGCCATACCGCCACCCCCGCCCCTTCCTAACGTACCGTAATTTCCACCGCCTCCAGCGCTTCCGCTGCTACTGGTACTCGAACCACTGTTCTCCACCGGTTGTTGCGTCGTCTGAAACAGGACGAGAAAGAGCGAGCGATCAGTCGAGAAAAAGCCAACTAGATGGAAAAGAAGGATACGATTCAAGATGGTACAATACGAAcctgtttttttttcaaccgaGCCGCTTGAAGAGCAGCAGCCAACGAATTGATATCCGGAGGCGGATCGTTGTTACCAGCGGAAACCACCGATCCGGTAGAACCGGACCCGACAAGGGTTGGATTAAGATTGATAGTGTTCGCGTTAGGCGCGGGtggtggtggaggtggtggaggagcgGCTGGACCAGTTAACGGTACCATAGGCGGCGGTTGGGGACCACCGTTGCCAACAGGGACATAAACATTGGTGTTTGCCGGTGGTGCATGATGGGCGTTGTTAGCAACAGCCGGGCCGCTATTGCAACCGGCGCCACTGTTGCTGCTGTACTGATTCACCGAATTTGGCGGTGTTCCGTACGGATTCGTGACACTCGTGACGGCCTGTTGTACTTGGCTCGTGCCGTACTGCGCCTGTGTCTGCGCCTGAGATACAACACTGTACTGAGACTGATTCGGTTGGCCGACGTTAACACCGACCCCAACCGCGACTCCGACTCCGTACTGACCGGTCGTTGTTGCACCGCTACTGGTGTACTGACCGATCGAATTGCCGCTTCCATATTGGTTACCACCGGTACCGCCactaccaccaccgccaccaccgctggAACCACCGCCTCcggcgccaccgccgccgctgccaccgccaccgccggcgCTGTACTGATTCGTTTGTCCCGGTTGTCCGCTCGGATACGGGCTGCCAACTTGACCGTTGTTACCGTAAAAGTTATTCTGATTTCCAGAGTTGTACTGACAGGGACTCTGTCCAACGACGGTAGCGCTCGCGTACTGATTACTGTTCGGTGCAGCGCCGAACTGATTCCCTTGATTGCTACCGTAAATCGATTGAGCTTGCGGCTGATTGGGTAGGTTCGATTGGGACGACGGAGACTGCGCGTACTGATTCATCATCATCGGCGGAGGTGGTACCGGTGCGTTGAAATTCATCATTGCAGGCGGACACGGTGGAATCGTCGCCGCGTTTGGGGGCTGAGGGGGTGGTATCGGGGGTACACCGCCGCTGGACATTTGTCCGGCAACCGTTCCTATTCCGGTGACTGGTTGTATCGACTGCATTACGGATTGTTGTTGCGGCTGCGGTGCTGGCGGTGCCGACGATGTTCTGTGATGACCGGACTGTTGTTGCTGCAAcggctgttgctgctgttgttgcactggatgctgttgctgctgttgctgttgctgctgttgttgttgctgctgctgctgctgttgttgatgttgctgctgttgttgcggAGGCTGAGGTGGTGCCGATGGCTGTGGCTGTTGTTGTACAGCTTGTTGCGGCgactgttgttgctgttgctgttgctgttgctgcgatggcggttgttgttgctgttgttgagcCGCGAGAGGGCAACTCGGAGAGATTGCGTTTGGACTGTTGGTCGCTGCAAAGGAAAACAACAACGGGGCAATATTTCCTCGATTTCCACGGGTTTCCATCGAAACGTTACTCCATCGATACACGCAGACACGATACCTTGACTTTGTTGAGACATTCTGCGTTCTTGGATAATCGCCACGTCTTCCCTGGTCATGGTTCTGTAAACGATACCGATGCAacagtttctttaatcgttcgcTTTCATCTTGCGCGGTGCACGTACACAGAAGTGGATCGCAAAgtgggaaaaataaacgacggTCAACGATACACTCTCCAGCAAACAACCGATACGGTAAGAATGACGCGGAGTATCATCGTCGACCGTCCGTGTAACTCGAACCGTATCAATTCCTCTGAAGAATACTCGGAACAAAGAGAACGAACCTGTACCCCATATCTTCGTCGTATTGAGCGTTActctgttgttgctgttgttgaaaTATGGGTTGTTGTTGCGTGGTCGAGCCGATTGCCGGGGCAAGGCTTCTCGATATGTTGCTCCCATTGCTCAGCACCTGCGTGAACCGTGAACCGATTATTAGTAGTAAACCAGGTACGTGTCCGGATCGACGTTCATCGACGGCTGATCCAGAATCGAGAAGACGCGCAAGTACGCGCGTAACAACACACTATACACGTAATTTCCCGATGTATCTCTTTCTCACGGTTTAAACTCACATCGAGCGCTTGCAGCATCGCTCTGGCAAATGCGTCGGCGTCGTCCTTACTGGAGAAATTCAGACCGTATACTTGCTTGTTATCTCGCCATTGATGAAACGTGGCTGTCGCCTGATTGTATTTCAATCCCTTGAGGATCGCGCAGTTGATGACGATTTCGTGATCCTGCAACTTTCTCCCCACCACGCGAAACGTATTGTTCACTTGATGATGGTACAACTGAACTTTGGAAAGTCCCGAGGAGCTGCCACTCGGTACCCATTTCTTGTTAACGTCATCGTACACCATTACCGACGCACGAGCGGACGATATGCTCACTTCGCTGAAACAAAGAGAAACAAATGTGTCCGTTACGTGTTTAGAGAGCTTACCATATTTCAAGTAACCGTGTGGATTCGTTCGCGGAGGATTATCAGAACGTAACGAAGAATTGGCAGGTACCAGAATCGGTAATCCCCCGGAAGGGATCCCTGCGAGTATCGTTTTCTCGTGTCGTGGTtcatttcgatcgtcgatttcgtctatcgttCGTCACGGTTCAAAATTCCACGCGATCCGAGAATTTTGACGGAATTTTCTCGCGCCACGGATTCGTCGGGCAAAGAACTCATGAATTCCGTGGAAAAGGCTGTTACGCTCGGTGTCACTTTCACCGTGCGCGGACCACGTTAAAACAGCACGACGGATCGCTCGCGAAACGAGAACAGAACGAAGCGGAATACGAAAAGATACTGGCCACTTCCTCCTTCGCTCGGTGTGCGATCACACCGAGCCGAGCAAGCGGTTCCACGATAACGGCCACGGTTAAATCCGCGACACGGgttacgatttttcgaatccCTATTCGCGTCCCAGTCGAGAGTCTTCTCCGTCCACATTTATATtccaagaagaaagaaagaaaaaaaaaaatatatatatatatatatatacgtgtatatgtatatatacgaacGATTACACGAGATTACGAGGATAGGAATACCACGAGGCGATACTATTGTTTGATTTCCAGCATTTGTCTCGGTTCGATTTCGTTCAATATAGAGAAACTTCGAGAGATGCAATTTAATCGCGATCGTCGTAAAACGAAGAGAACAACAATATTCTTTTCACTCGTTAGATAGACGTACGCGTTTCGTTTCCTGTGTTATTCGAGCAAGCAAAGTATGGTAGACGCACGTATCTACGTATTTCGTGTCATTACTGTATGCCTCTACCCTATACCTCTACATTACCGACTTCGTCCTTTCTTACACCCTTCTTCCCTTGATTCGCTAAAATAACAAACGCCCCGAGAATCCAAATTTACAACGTTAGCGTGGCTAAAATGCATCGTCGAGTCAACGAACGTACAATTGGTTATAAATAcggttgaaataattttaaataaaaatccgAGTATGGATGGCTCGTATATGAATCATAATGTGACTCACGAATCGACACGGAAGTGTTATCGGGTGAATTCATTGATAATTGAAAGCGATGTTTTTTCCACGAAAAGTGAGATGCGTCGTATCGGATGAAATCAAGAAAAACGATCGAGATAACTCGAGAAAAAATACGTTCCTTGACGAATCATCGAGGAAAACGTGAGACGAATTTTTGTTCGCGGGAGAAATTGTGAAATACGCGCGTGCGTGAGAACCAATATCTCGTGTAACATAAACAAACGTGTGACGTGCAATTTTCGCTTACTCGCGTGTATATACGTGCATACGCAAGTCGAGTTTGGATAGGAGTCGAAGGATTTGGAAGGAAGCATGTACGCGAGCGTCGCCTCGATGCAAAAGAGACACGGAACGAGCAAAGAGAGAAGGAAACGCGGATCGCGTTTACGATACACAAAGACGCTGAAACGTGAGGCGCAAGGCGCGAGACTCGAGACTCGAGACTCGGACCGATCCGAGGAATATCGGAAAACGAGAACGAAAGGGGACCGACGAACGCGTGAAAGAGACGCTCGAATGAATGGTAAGGACGAAACAGGGCAAGGTAAAGTAACTGGA is a genomic window containing:
- the Ena gene encoding ENAH actin regulator enabled, which translates into the protein MNEVSISSARASVMVYDDVNKKWVPSGSSSGLSKVQLYHHQVNNTFRVVGRKLQDHEIVINCAILKGLKYNQATATFHQWRDNKQVYGLNFSSKDDADAFARAMLQALDVLSNGSNISRSLAPAIGSTTQQQPIFQQQQQQSNAQYDEDMGYRTMTREDVAIIQERRMSQQSQATNSPNAISPSCPLAAQQQQQQPPSQQQQQQQQQQSPQQAVQQQPQPSAPPQPPQQQQQHQQQQQQQQQQQQQQQQQQQHPVQQQQQQPLQQQQSGHHRTSSAPPAPQPQQQSVMQSIQPVTGIGTVAGQMSSGGVPPIPPPQPPNAATIPPCPPAMMNFNAPVPPPPMMMNQYAQSPSSQSNLPNQPQAQSIYGSNQGNQFGAAPNSNQYASATVVGQSPCQYNSGNQNNFYGNNGQVGSPYPSGQPGQTNQYSAGGGGGSGGGGAGGGGSSGGGGGGSGGTGGNQYGSGNSIGQYTSSGATTTGQYGVGVAVGVGVNVGQPNQSQYSVVSQAQTQAQYGTSQVQQAVTSVTNPYGTPPNSVNQYSSNSGAGCNSGPAVANNAHHAPPANTNVYVPVGNGGPQPPPMVPLTGPAAPPPPPPPPAPNANTINLNPTLVGSGSTGSVVSAGNNDPPPDINSLAAALQAARLKKKQTTQQPVENSGSSTSSSGSAGGGGNYGTLGRGGGGGMASMMDEMAKTLARRRAAVEKKQPEQPQEPESSPDKKSWDKNNSSNNKFSNGAESPKSVRKRFGSASEDTLLKVNGVNDGVVLTAQEMDVFKAEIIKEVRKEFQKMKQEIVDAVRAELSRR